In Chloroflexota bacterium, one genomic interval encodes:
- the plsX gene encoding phosphate acyltransferase PlsX — protein sequence MTTTDMPVRIAVDAMGGDNAPAEVVEGAVAAAKQGGVQILLVGDPEQVQAELAKHDTANLPIMPVPSEGVIVEGEAPALALRQKPRASIIVATGLVKQGKAHAAVSMGSTGGTMASAAVILGLSEGVDRPALGGPVVGVSPNTFIIDLGTNVDCRPTQMLSFAVIGDVFARQFWGIGEPRVALLSVGAEAGKGNRQVREATELLEKSGLRFIGNIEGDDLAAGKAEVVVCDGFVGNIVMKLTEGLGGALSSHLNNALRDKFGDAEVDAVLEELRGLTNIVGSAGGGPIFGVNGISIVGHGAGDAVAVQRAIATAKFAHDIDFIPKLNEEMAEVFGRVQDN from the coding sequence TTGACCACAACAGATATGCCGGTTCGCATAGCCGTTGACGCTATGGGCGGCGACAACGCGCCCGCCGAAGTGGTTGAAGGCGCAGTAGCGGCGGCGAAACAAGGTGGCGTGCAGATACTGCTTGTCGGCGATCCTGAACAGGTGCAGGCTGAGCTTGCCAAGCACGACACGGCGAATCTGCCGATTATGCCCGTGCCGTCGGAGGGCGTAATAGTCGAAGGCGAAGCGCCTGCGTTGGCTCTCAGGCAAAAGCCGCGCGCGTCCATAATCGTTGCGACCGGATTGGTGAAGCAGGGCAAGGCACACGCGGCGGTCTCTATGGGATCGACCGGCGGTACGATGGCGTCGGCGGCGGTGATACTCGGGCTGTCCGAAGGCGTTGACCGCCCGGCGCTCGGCGGACCGGTCGTTGGCGTGTCGCCCAACACATTCATCATCGATCTTGGCACGAATGTTGATTGCCGCCCTACGCAGATGCTCAGTTTCGCGGTCATCGGCGATGTGTTCGCGCGGCAGTTCTGGGGCATCGGCGAGCCGCGTGTCGCGTTACTCAGCGTTGGCGCGGAAGCGGGCAAGGGCAATCGCCAAGTGCGCGAGGCGACCGAACTGCTCGAAAAGAGCGGACTGCGCTTCATCGGCAACATCGAGGGCGACGACCTAGCAGCCGGCAAGGCGGAAGTGGTCGTGTGCGACGGCTTCGTGGGCAACATAGTGATGAAGCTCACCGAGGGGCTTGGCGGCGCGCTGTCCTCGCACCTGAACAATGCGTTGCGAGACAAGTTTGGAGACGCGGAAGTTGACGCCGTGTTGGAAGAACTTCGCGGTCTGACCAACATCGTTGGGTCGGCCGGCGGCGGTCCGATTTTCGGCGTAAACGGCATCAGCATAGTCGGACACGGTGCGGGGGACGCCGTCGCTGTGCAGCGCGCGATCGCCACCGCCAAGTTCGCCCACGACATCGATTTTATCCCCAA
- a CDS encoding MaoC family dehydratase: MQQGDTLPIIEKTITQPQIARYADAAGDHNPIHLDAEFAAGADFGGTTLDGTIAHGMMILASISEMLTTAFGEDWLNSGSLKVRFRGPVYPGETIATFGSVRKVSEFDDARELNCAVGVRKDNGDIAINGNAVVRIANGA; the protein is encoded by the coding sequence ATGCAGCAAGGCGACACGCTGCCCATAATTGAAAAGACGATAACGCAGCCGCAGATTGCGCGATACGCGGACGCGGCGGGCGACCATAACCCGATACATCTCGATGCCGAGTTTGCCGCCGGTGCTGACTTCGGCGGCACGACGCTCGACGGCACAATCGCGCATGGTATGATGATTCTCGCGTCCATATCCGAGATGCTGACGACGGCATTCGGCGAGGACTGGCTCAACAGCGGCAGCCTGAAGGTGCGCTTTCGCGGTCCGGTATATCCGGGCGAGACCATTGCGACATTCGGCAGTGTCAGGAAGGTCAGCGAATTCGACGATGCGCGGGAATTGAACTGTGCCGTCGGCGTGCGCAAAGACAACGGAGACATCGCAATCAACGGAAACGCGGTCGTGCGTATCGCGAACGGCGCCTAA
- a CDS encoding TfoX/Sxy family protein, translating into MAYNEELALRIRQSLGERSGIVERKMFGGLCFMAHGNMLGGVMGNEVIVRVGAERYEDALRLPHAREMDFTGRPMHGFVVVGVDGISSDGDLANWVERGLEFALSLPPK; encoded by the coding sequence TTGGCGTACAACGAAGAACTTGCGCTGCGTATTCGGCAGTCGCTAGGAGAACGGTCGGGCATCGTGGAGCGCAAGATGTTCGGTGGACTTTGTTTTATGGCGCATGGCAATATGCTGGGCGGCGTGATGGGCAACGAGGTTATCGTTCGGGTGGGAGCGGAGCGATACGAAGATGCGCTACGACTGCCGCATGCGCGCGAAATGGACTTTACGGGGAGGCCGATGCACGGGTTCGTAGTCGTTGGGGTTGACGGCATTTCCTCTGACGGCGACCTTGCGAACTGGGTTGAGCGGGGGCTGGAGTTTGCTTTGTCGCTGCCGCCGAAGTAG
- a CDS encoding DUF2088 domain-containing protein gives MSTQPNCKHLVHACRTCRQQCMIGGGELFHEGNGAFLDDRDFRASNTFFAIGFICAKPIAPIQLSHHKTGETGRTMAATQTHHIAYGDGYISAALPERTRVIEGKRPLPALPDVAERVREVIANPTAHEPLHKLVNGKSKVVIAFDDASGAYFRTQRTDFRRTAIEVVVEELRKAGVPLGNITLLLSQGLHRKLSRTEMETFLGRRLVLQFGYNNLYCHDAEDPSQIVHLGYTRRGFDVEVNRAILDADQFIYLNTMWAPFNGGWKSTAVGLGTFKSIRHHHRPWPIASGQSVDDPKNSAFKKLVWEQGALIKQALEAKGRRVFTIESVYDNSEPRKDIIEINGGHPTEVHPYTLAAIQEQQVVDVQGQSDILVAGVANWNECYSKFSTVNPILASNQAMANTVMQFQGTPLVREGGIAILAHPLTAQFDARRFAPYKEFYDKLLTQETDPYWLWENYVEEFAHRPEFIHGYRYGHAYHGSHPFFMWNSSGIPKRYLSRIMFAGVRDTDAARRMGYEAFETVEDAVAAAEAELGNQASITLMQRHRHFIPRVTAE, from the coding sequence ATGTCCACACAACCCAATTGCAAACATCTTGTCCATGCGTGCCGAACCTGTCGCCAACAATGTATGATAGGCGGAGGCGAGCTGTTCCACGAAGGAAACGGTGCTTTCTTGGACGACCGCGATTTTCGTGCAAGTAATACCTTCTTTGCGATCGGTTTTATTTGTGCGAAGCCCATAGCCCCAATACAATTGTCGCATCACAAGACAGGCGAGACAGGACGAACGATGGCAGCTACACAGACACACCACATTGCTTACGGCGACGGATACATCAGCGCGGCGTTGCCGGAGCGGACACGCGTTATCGAGGGTAAGCGACCGCTGCCCGCGCTTCCGGATGTCGCGGAGCGCGTGCGCGAGGTCATCGCAAATCCGACCGCGCACGAACCGCTGCATAAGCTGGTGAACGGCAAGTCGAAGGTCGTCATCGCGTTCGACGATGCATCGGGCGCGTACTTCCGCACGCAGCGCACAGACTTTCGCCGGACGGCAATCGAAGTCGTCGTGGAAGAGCTGCGCAAGGCGGGCGTGCCACTGGGCAACATCACACTGCTGCTGTCGCAAGGGCTGCATCGCAAGCTGAGCCGCACCGAGATGGAAACATTCCTCGGCAGGCGGCTGGTGTTGCAGTTCGGGTACAATAACCTGTACTGCCACGACGCCGAAGACCCGTCGCAGATAGTCCATCTCGGCTATACGCGCCGGGGTTTCGATGTAGAAGTGAATCGCGCGATTTTGGACGCCGACCAGTTCATCTACCTGAACACGATGTGGGCGCCATTCAACGGCGGATGGAAATCGACCGCCGTAGGGCTTGGCACTTTCAAGAGCATCCGCCATCATCACCGCCCTTGGCCCATCGCGAGCGGGCAATCGGTTGACGATCCGAAGAACTCGGCGTTCAAGAAGCTAGTATGGGAGCAAGGCGCACTGATAAAGCAGGCGCTTGAGGCGAAGGGACGGCGCGTATTCACGATAGAATCGGTGTACGACAACTCCGAGCCGCGCAAGGACATAATCGAAATCAACGGTGGGCATCCGACCGAAGTGCACCCATACACGCTCGCGGCGATCCAAGAGCAACAGGTCGTGGATGTGCAAGGGCAGTCCGACATTCTGGTGGCTGGCGTGGCGAACTGGAACGAGTGCTACTCCAAGTTCTCCACTGTGAACCCGATCCTTGCGTCGAATCAGGCGATGGCGAACACGGTTATGCAGTTCCAAGGCACGCCGCTGGTGCGCGAAGGCGGCATAGCGATCCTGGCGCATCCACTGACAGCGCAGTTTGACGCGCGGCGGTTCGCGCCGTACAAGGAGTTCTACGACAAGCTTCTGACACAGGAGACCGACCCGTACTGGCTTTGGGAAAACTATGTCGAAGAGTTCGCGCATCGGCCGGAGTTCATACACGGCTATCGATATGGGCACGCATACCATGGCTCGCACCCGTTCTTCATGTGGAACAGTTCAGGCATACCGAAGCGCTACCTCAGCCGTATAATGTTCGCCGGCGTGCGCGATACGGACGCGGCGCGGCGCATGGGCTACGAAGCATTCGAAACGGTCGAAGACGCAGTAGCTGCAGCCGAAGCGGAACTTGGTAATCAGGCAAGCATAACGCTGATGCAGCGGCATCGCCATTTCATTCCGCGTGTAACGGCGGAGTAG
- a CDS encoding DUF192 domain-containing protein codes for MATTTATTATPPPAVLPAPKHTPLPSATRTALPTATMTPAPTSTPAPTATSTPIPTPTSEPTVTPTPTPTGPYLTIDDARFSVLIADTPALRSKGLGERDNLPEQTGMLFIFETGYASSFWMKGMRFPLDFIWVGEDCTVVYLTENVQHASPDTPSSQLAIYQSAVPAAYTFEINAGEVSDFGIEIGNSVQFHNIESDFAMCCEDGVCDGN; via the coding sequence ATGGCAACAACAACTGCCACAACTGCCACGCCACCGCCTGCCGTTCTGCCCGCCCCTAAACACACGCCATTGCCAAGCGCGACTCGAACCGCATTGCCTACCGCTACAATGACGCCTGCGCCAACCTCTACACCTGCGCCAACTGCGACATCCACACCAATTCCCACGCCAACGTCCGAGCCGACAGTCACGCCGACTCCTACACCAACAGGTCCCTACTTGACCATTGACGACGCCAGATTCAGCGTCTTGATCGCCGACACTCCAGCGCTCCGCAGCAAAGGCTTGGGCGAACGGGACAACCTGCCGGAGCAGACGGGCATGCTGTTCATCTTTGAGACCGGATACGCATCATCGTTCTGGATGAAAGGTATGCGCTTCCCGCTAGATTTCATATGGGTCGGCGAAGACTGCACCGTAGTCTATCTTACTGAAAACGTGCAGCACGCCTCGCCCGACACCCCATCTTCGCAACTGGCGATATATCAGTCTGCCGTGCCCGCCGCATATACATTCGAGATAAACGCCGGCGAAGTGAGCGACTTCGGAATCGAAATTGGCAATAGCGTACAATTCCACAACATCGAATCGGACTTCGCCATGTGCTGCGAAGACGGGGTGTGCGATGGCAACTAG
- a CDS encoding methionyl-tRNA formyltransferase, translated as MATSADNGVDNGAGLRVVFMGTPEFAVPALDALLQVGCEITGVYTKPDRRSGRGRRLTAPPVKQAAIERGLSVFQPASLRRDAEARAQLAALQPDVIVVVAYGLFLPADTLAVPPLGALNLHPSLLPKYRGPSPVASAILNGDTTTGVTLMRLDEGMDSGPIIAQRDTQIGAEETTADLTPRLFKIGAQLLAECLPQCRDGAANAMPQREADATITRLLTREDGAIDWTNSADHIARQVRAYHPWPGSFTRWNGRQLKVHQATAIGIGAFEELGDESFERQEPGEVVENPQGIAVVCGDDLLLLLRLQIEGRQATDIDDFVRGYRDFPGSRLGST; from the coding sequence ATGGCAACTAGCGCGGATAATGGCGTGGATAATGGCGCGGGACTGCGAGTCGTCTTCATGGGCACGCCTGAGTTTGCGGTGCCGGCTCTCGATGCACTGCTTCAGGTGGGCTGCGAAATCACCGGCGTCTATACGAAGCCTGATAGGCGTTCCGGGCGCGGCAGACGACTCACCGCGCCGCCGGTAAAGCAGGCGGCAATTGAACGCGGGCTGTCTGTTTTTCAGCCCGCATCGCTCAGGCGCGACGCGGAGGCACGCGCGCAACTTGCCGCGCTGCAGCCCGATGTCATCGTTGTGGTTGCGTATGGGTTGTTCCTGCCCGCCGACACGCTCGCAGTCCCGCCATTGGGCGCGCTGAATCTGCACCCGTCTTTGCTCCCGAAGTATCGCGGTCCGTCGCCGGTGGCGTCCGCGATATTGAATGGCGATACGACGACCGGCGTTACGCTGATGCGCTTGGACGAGGGCATGGATTCCGGGCCAATCATCGCCCAGCGCGATACGCAGATTGGCGCAGAAGAGACGACCGCAGATCTGACGCCGCGCCTGTTCAAGATTGGCGCGCAACTACTCGCCGAATGCCTTCCTCAATGCCGTGATGGCGCAGCCAATGCGATGCCGCAGCGCGAAGCGGACGCGACGATTACCCGATTGCTTACGCGCGAAGATGGAGCAATCGACTGGACGAATTCGGCGGATCACATTGCGCGGCAGGTGCGAGCATATCATCCTTGGCCCGGCAGCTTCACGCGCTGGAACGGCAGACAGCTAAAGGTGCATCAGGCAACGGCTATCGGTATCGGCGCGTTCGAAGAATTGGGCGATGAGTCATTTGAACGGCAAGAGCCGGGCGAGGTTGTCGAGAATCCGCAGGGCATCGCAGTCGTGTGTGGGGATGACTTGCTGCTGCTACTGCGCTTGCAGATAGAAGGGCGGCAGGCGACAGACATCGACGACTTCGTGCGCGGATACCGCGATTTCCCGGGTTCACGTCTCGGCTCTACCTGA